In Candidatus Kryptobacter tengchongensis, a genomic segment contains:
- a CDS encoding L-threonine 3-dehydrogenase, which produces MQTETNTMKAIIKPTPQPDKDWEKGLTLTKVPIPEITDPREVKIEVIASAICGTDVGIYNSKQSLKDEMLSNPTPYVIVGHEFAGKIVDAGSIARKHLAGLLIEKSHEDASLAGFIGKRNIDELANDPDLINVLKENFTVSAEMHITCGRCHQCRIGQKHVCQNTKIKGIHEDGVFTKYVKVPAENIILFKNGELPIEIIAFMDAIGNAVHTAQSVNLMGQTVAILGCGVQGLMATAIAKISGASKIFVTDASKPGTGATHEKIVEKRFSIAKKFGADHCFDVAIPEEREKFIKTVKSETNGTGVDVVFEMSGNYKAYQDAFEVIRMGGTISLLGLPEGDVKIDFSKNVIFKGITIHGIIGRKVFETWEVMRSLLKSGLADKILEAGFITHQLPLERFEDGFNAIKNGDGLKVILKP; this is translated from the coding sequence ATGCAAACCGAGACCAACACCATGAAAGCAATTATCAAACCAACTCCCCAACCTGATAAAGACTGGGAAAAAGGATTAACCCTCACCAAAGTCCCAATACCTGAAATAACCGACCCAAGAGAAGTAAAAATTGAAGTTATAGCATCAGCTATATGTGGAACTGATGTCGGAATCTACAACAGCAAGCAGTCCTTAAAAGACGAAATGCTTTCAAATCCAACTCCTTATGTTATTGTCGGGCATGAATTTGCTGGCAAAATTGTTGACGCTGGGAGCATTGCAAGAAAACATTTGGCTGGTCTTTTAATTGAAAAATCACATGAGGACGCTTCACTTGCTGGCTTCATCGGCAAAAGAAACATTGATGAACTCGCAAATGACCCAGACTTAATTAATGTGCTTAAAGAAAATTTCACCGTCTCGGCTGAAATGCATATAACCTGCGGAAGATGCCATCAATGCCGTATAGGTCAAAAACATGTGTGCCAAAATACGAAAATAAAGGGAATCCACGAAGATGGAGTTTTCACAAAGTATGTTAAGGTCCCAGCCGAGAACATAATTCTTTTCAAAAATGGAGAACTACCCATTGAAATAATTGCCTTTATGGATGCAATTGGAAATGCTGTTCATACTGCTCAATCTGTTAACTTAATGGGGCAAACTGTTGCAATTTTAGGTTGCGGTGTCCAAGGACTTATGGCAACCGCAATCGCAAAGATAAGCGGCGCTTCAAAAATTTTCGTCACAGATGCATCAAAACCTGGAACAGGAGCAACGCACGAAAAAATCGTTGAGAAAAGATTTTCAATAGCAAAAAAATTTGGAGCTGATCACTGCTTTGATGTCGCAATACCAGAAGAAAGAGAAAAATTTATAAAAACAGTAAAATCCGAAACAAATGGAACAGGTGTTGATGTTGTATTTGAAATGTCCGGAAATTACAAAGCCTATCAGGACGCATTTGAAGTTATAAGAATGGGCGGAACAATATCACTTCTTGGTTTGCCCGAGGGAGATGTTAAAATTGATTTTTCAAAGAATGTGATATTTAAGGGTATTACAATTCATGGTATAATTGGAAGAAAAGTTTTTGAAACTTGGGAGGTAATGCGCTCACTGCTCAAATCTGGACTTGCTGACAAAATTCTTGAAGCTGGATTTATAACACATCAACTGCCACTTGAAAGATTTGAAGATGGCTTCAACGCCATAAAAAATGGCGACGGATTGAAAGTTATTCTAAAGCCTTAA
- a CDS encoding 2-amino-3-ketobutyrate coenzyme A ligase, producing the protein MNYTQILTEELNRLQVTKTFKKEIPLLSEQGGIVRVDGREVVMLASNNYLGLASHPRIKEAAIRGIREYGYGVASVRFICGTQSIHKQLEEKISEFVGAEDTILFSSCFAANEGFFASLVNESLGYESYKDVIYSDRLNHASIIDGIRLCRAEVVDKKVYPHGDWKTLEQMLEEDKNKDYRFRIIATDGVFSMEGDMAPLPQLVELAKKYNAILFVDDSHGLGVIGKTGKGTAEELGVFGQVEVLSGTLGKAIGGAAGGFISGKKEMIEYLRQKSRPYTFSNSLPPAVIMATLEAIKMLEEDTSLIDKLRENTMYFRREIKNLGFKIIDGIHPIVPIMLGEASLAMDMSEELLKEGVYIKGLWYPVVPKGEARLRAQISAALSKDDIDRALEAFKKVGKKFGVI; encoded by the coding sequence ATGAATTACACACAAATTTTAACAGAAGAACTTAACAGATTACAAGTGACCAAAACATTCAAAAAAGAAATCCCACTTCTAAGCGAACAAGGTGGAATTGTTAGGGTTGATGGAAGAGAAGTTGTCATGCTCGCTTCAAACAATTATCTTGGACTTGCCTCACACCCAAGGATAAAAGAAGCCGCAATTCGTGGAATAAGGGAATATGGCTATGGAGTCGCATCAGTTAGATTCATATGTGGAACGCAATCAATTCACAAACAACTTGAGGAAAAAATATCAGAATTTGTTGGAGCTGAAGATACAATTCTTTTCTCCTCATGCTTTGCTGCAAATGAGGGATTCTTTGCTTCGCTTGTAAATGAATCACTTGGATATGAAAGTTACAAAGATGTTATCTACAGCGATAGGCTAAACCACGCAAGCATAATTGACGGAATAAGACTATGCAGAGCTGAGGTCGTTGACAAAAAGGTTTATCCACATGGAGACTGGAAAACGCTTGAACAAATGCTTGAGGAAGATAAAAACAAAGATTACCGCTTTAGGATAATCGCAACTGATGGAGTTTTCAGCATGGAAGGTGATATGGCACCGCTTCCACAGCTTGTTGAGCTTGCAAAAAAATATAATGCAATTTTATTTGTTGACGACTCTCATGGGCTTGGAGTCATCGGAAAAACAGGTAAAGGGACAGCTGAAGAACTTGGCGTCTTCGGACAGGTTGAAGTTTTATCTGGAACTCTTGGGAAAGCAATTGGAGGTGCAGCTGGTGGTTTCATCAGCGGAAAGAAAGAAATGATTGAATATCTTAGACAAAAATCAAGACCTTACACATTTTCTAACTCATTGCCACCAGCCGTCATTATGGCAACACTTGAAGCGATAAAAATGCTTGAAGAAGATACATCTTTAATTGATAAACTAAGAGAAAATACAATGTATTTCAGACGAGAGATTAAAAATCTTGGGTTCAAAATAATTGATGGGATTCACCCAATAGTTCCAATAATGCTTGGAGAAGCCTCGTTAGCAATGGATATGAGTGAAGAGCTATTGAAAGAAGGCGTATACATCAAAGGTTTATGGTATCCCGTCGTTCCAAAAGGTGAGGCAAGGTTGAGGGCGCAAATTTCAGCAGCTTTATCAAAAGACGATATTGATAGAGCACTTGAAGCATTCAAAAAAGTAGGAAAGAAATTTGGTGTGATTTAA
- a CDS encoding Por secretion system C-terminal sorting domain-containing protein produces the protein MKKILKTVILGIISLFCSVFGQEVIFEHPIKLGEFFDGRIIRTPKREKFICFKWEDSLVIFNINTKKITKKKYREIDSMIIGGRIISDSPFMGVFIRDRSGIIKDIFVLETEGGYKIIELPTTNIGFYYNYYKYKDEKVIEIIGGIDKLLRYEVHINNNNEINIDKITEITSDSGGYNYVFGGENKHGEMIFSYPYFSTTRVVILRRKGENIEVEKRDPQALNIAVLGIKKYVMVSRKRAVIFDIDDENFYKTFENPLMIMITGTDEIALASSSTSWNYYMEIVNLNGEVIDRLYYKNRWTVLDAVMMGDSIIVVGGYYNEETNTDGIVVMVKRISISKVENKESKKSKEIQVKKIGKNTIEINSEVDEIVVYDVLGRIVKKEKGSRMILTNLSTGVYFVVCRNKDKIFIEKIYIIK, from the coding sequence ATGAAGAAAATATTAAAAACAGTAATATTAGGGATAATTAGTTTATTCTGCTCGGTATTTGGTCAAGAAGTAATTTTTGAGCATCCAATAAAACTTGGCGAATTTTTTGATGGAAGAATAATAAGAACACCAAAAAGAGAGAAATTTATTTGTTTTAAATGGGAAGATTCCTTAGTAATCTTTAATATAAACACAAAAAAAATAACAAAGAAAAAATACCGTGAAATTGATTCAATGATAATAGGAGGAAGAATTATTAGCGATTCTCCATTTATGGGAGTTTTTATAAGAGATAGAAGCGGAATTATTAAAGATATTTTTGTTTTAGAAACAGAGGGAGGTTATAAAATTATAGAACTACCAACTACTAATATTGGATTTTATTATAACTATTATAAATATAAAGATGAGAAGGTTATTGAGATAATCGGAGGAATAGATAAACTTCTAAGATACGAAGTCCATATTAATAATAATAATGAAATAAATATTGATAAAATTACAGAAATTACGTCTGACTCCGGTGGCTACAACTATGTTTTTGGGGGTGAAAACAAACACGGAGAAATGATATTTAGTTATCCTTATTTCTCAACAACAAGAGTGGTTATATTAAGAAGAAAAGGAGAAAATATAGAAGTTGAAAAAAGAGACCCACAAGCCCTCAACATTGCAGTTTTAGGAATTAAAAAATACGTGATGGTCTCTAGAAAAAGGGCGGTAATTTTTGATATTGATGATGAGAATTTTTATAAAACATTCGAAAATCCACTAATGATAATGATTACGGGAACAGACGAAATAGCCTTAGCATCTTCTAGTACATCATGGAATTATTATATGGAAATTGTAAATTTGAATGGTGAGGTTATAGATAGATTGTACTATAAAAATAGATGGACCGTTTTAGATGCTGTGATGATGGGTGATTCAATAATCGTGGTTGGGGGGTATTATAATGAAGAGACCAACACTGATGGAATAGTGGTGATGGTAAAAAGAATTTCAATATCTAAAGTTGAAAATAAAGAAAGTAAAAAAAGCAAAGAAATCCAAGTTAAGAAAATTGGAAAAAATACTATCGAAATAAATAGTGAGGTTGATGAGATTGTGGTATACGATGTCCTGGGAAGGATTGTAAAAAAAGAAAAAGGAAGTAGAATGATACTAACTAATTTAAGTACTGGTGTGTATTTTGTTGTTTGTAGAAATAAAGATAAAATATTTATAGAAAAAATTTACATCATAAAGTAA
- a CDS encoding WG containing repeat-containing protein — protein MKNLKQTPLFSCLSQMVILMLFIVNVTLLFAQTKLPEPPELIPYRKGDKWGYCDRNKNIVIECKYDEVEKFRNGVAEVKVNNEKFFINTKGEKVEAPIEKIEQEVEEEVLLKAFEENGLYGYKDKAGNIVIKPKYQYAMDFSDGLAAVKLNNRWGYIDIEGNLVIQLKYDDAWMFEDGLAVVGIDGYVGYIDAKGNEYWEDFKSSKVDNSSWLKSGTKLNYTIDYIDPMSFELREISDKIHYSWYKGDKKGGEIIISNEALKNSLNQYNYIYRPQSSNEPLILTDGTSVFCSQKMFNELKKRKKVTFYPYTGKASTPVELFLKGQKKVNVKYKDTIIALDCIACESPTGERLVILNNSKYPLIVHMILNFKIHLKHIE, from the coding sequence ATGAAAAACTTAAAACAAACTCCGTTATTTTCGTGTTTATCCCAAATGGTTATTTTAATGCTTTTTATTGTAAATGTTACTTTGCTGTTTGCCCAAACAAAACTTCCAGAGCCACCAGAGCTTATTCCATATCGTAAAGGCGATAAATGGGGTTATTGTGACAGAAATAAAAATATAGTGATTGAATGTAAGTATGATGAGGTAGAAAAGTTTCGTAATGGAGTTGCTGAAGTAAAAGTAAACAATGAAAAATTTTTTATCAATACAAAAGGTGAGAAAGTTGAAGCACCTATTGAAAAAATAGAACAAGAAGTTGAAGAAGAGGTTTTATTAAAAGCTTTTGAAGAAAATGGTTTATATGGTTATAAAGACAAAGCAGGTAATATAGTAATTAAACCCAAATATCAATACGCAATGGATTTTTCAGATGGTTTAGCAGCTGTGAAGCTAAATAATCGTTGGGGATATATTGACATAGAAGGAAATTTAGTTATACAGTTAAAATATGATGATGCGTGGATGTTTGAAGATGGGTTGGCTGTAGTAGGTATTGATGGTTATGTAGGGTATATTGATGCAAAAGGAAATGAATACTGGGAAGATTTTAAATCATCAAAAGTTGATAACAGTAGTTGGTTAAAAAGTGGTACAAAATTAAATTATACGATTGATTATATTGATCCTATGTCGTTTGAATTAAGGGAGATATCCGATAAAATTCATTATTCTTGGTATAAAGGAGACAAAAAAGGTGGGGAGATTATTATTTCTAACGAAGCTTTAAAAAATTCACTTAACCAGTATAATTATATTTACAGACCGCAAAGTTCAAATGAGCCCTTAATTTTAACCGATGGTACAAGCGTCTTTTGTTCGCAAAAAATGTTTAATGAGCTGAAAAAGAGAAAGAAAGTTACATTTTATCCCTATACTGGTAAAGCGTCAACCCCAGTAGAATTGTTTTTAAAAGGACAGAAAAAAGTAAATGTTAAATATAAAGATACCATCATCGCTTTGGATTGTATCGCATGCGAATCTCCTACAGGCGAGCGTTTAGTTATTTTAAATAACTCTAAATATCCTTTAATTGTCCATATGATTTTAAATTTTAAAATTCATCTGAAACACATAGAGTAA
- a CDS encoding WG containing repeat-containing protein, which yields MKNLKQPSISLGLSKMLFLLILLSNAGFLLAQNLSQPPELIPYHKNGKWGFCDKNNTVVIECKYDAVLPFTEGLSAVLLNGKWGYIDKTGKEVISIKYEGARGFSEGLAAVKLNGKWGYIDKTGRIVIQPKYDGTWFFSEGLAVVQLNGELGELDAKFGYIDKAGKEVIPTKYNAAFSFSEGLAVVRVGDVLGKYGYIDKTGKEVISPKYDNALRFSNGRALVELNNKWGYIDANGNENWEVSSSNRNIFNVINYGRCVGEFRVKFNILTFYDIAKYEQINDFISSNKDFFYNIGIASIDSKGDVINLQNLLNEKLKVFGFIIETSGKFGVETYIALDILIKIKKLGLENVKSVKELERELNKKLREQGKQDTLKTNGMFTSKVIEIIDELIKTGNENKN from the coding sequence ATGAAAAACTTAAAACAACCATCAATTTCCCTGGGTTTATCCAAGATGTTATTTTTGTTAATTTTGCTTTCAAACGCAGGATTTTTACTTGCTCAGAATCTTTCACAGCCACCTGAACTTATCCCTTACCATAAGAATGGCAAATGGGGGTTTTGCGATAAAAATAACACAGTCGTAATTGAATGTAAATATGATGCTGTATTGCCTTTCACTGAAGGTCTCTCTGCTGTTCTATTGAATGGCAAATGGGGTTATATAGACAAGACAGGCAAAGAGGTAATATCAATAAAATACGAGGGTGCAAGGGGATTTTCCGAAGGACTGGCAGCTGTTAAATTAAATGGCAAGTGGGGTTACATAGACAAGACAGGAAGAATAGTAATTCAACCTAAATATGATGGAACATGGTTTTTTTCAGAAGGTCTTGCTGTGGTTCAACTGAATGGTGAATTAGGAGAGTTGGACGCCAAATTTGGTTATATAGATAAGGCAGGTAAAGAGGTGATACCAACAAAATATAATGCTGCTTTTTCTTTTTCCGAGGGTCTTGCGGTGGTTCGGGTTGGCGACGTACTTGGTAAATACGGCTATATAGATAAAACAGGAAAAGAAGTTATATCACCAAAATATGATAATGCTTTGCGTTTTTCTAATGGACGTGCGCTTGTTGAATTGAATAATAAATGGGGATACATAGATGCCAACGGTAATGAGAATTGGGAAGTGTCCTCATCTAACCGTAATATATTTAATGTGATTAACTATGGAAGATGTGTGGGTGAATTCAGAGTGAAATTTAATATCCTAACGTTTTATGATATCGCTAAATATGAGCAAATAAATGATTTCATAAGTTCAAATAAGGATTTTTTTTACAATATAGGAATAGCCAGTATAGATTCAAAAGGAGATGTTATAAATTTGCAAAATCTTCTGAATGAAAAATTAAAAGTTTTCGGATTTATTATAGAAACTAGCGGGAAGTTTGGTGTTGAGACATACATAGCCTTAGATATATTGATAAAGATAAAAAAATTAGGTTTGGAAAATGTAAAAAGTGTAAAAGAGTTGGAAAGGGAACTAAACAAAAAACTAAGGGAGCAAGGTAAACAAGATACTTTAAAAACGAATGGAATGTTTACTAGCAAAGTTATTGAAATAATAGATGAACTTATAAAAACGGGCAACGAAAATAAAAATTAA
- a CDS encoding WG containing repeat-containing protein has product MKNLKQASLFWSLFRVILLTLFVVNLTPLLLSQNLPQPPELIPYRKGDKWGFCDRNKKIVIECKYDFAGSFYEGLAAVQLNGKWGYIDKTGKEVIPLKYDLAGNFREGFAAVKLNGKLGYVDKTGKEITQIKYDDAWSFFGGLAKVKLNAKYGYIDKTGREVIPLKYDYAWDFFEGLAAVKLNGKIGYIDAYGNEYWED; this is encoded by the coding sequence ATGAAAAACTTAAAACAAGCATCACTTTTTTGGAGCTTATTCCGAGTAATTTTATTAACACTTTTTGTTGTGAATCTAACTCCATTGCTATTATCTCAGAATCTTCCACAACCACCTGAACTGATACCATACAGAAAGGGTGATAAATGGGGGTTTTGTGATAGGAATAAGAAAATAGTGATTGAGTGCAAGTATGATTTTGCTGGTTCTTTTTATGAAGGTTTGGCTGCTGTTCAACTAAATGGAAAATGGGGCTATATAGATAAAACAGGTAAGGAAGTTATCCCATTAAAGTATGATTTAGCGGGAAATTTCAGAGAAGGATTTGCTGCTGTTAAATTGAATGGCAAGTTGGGCTATGTAGATAAAACCGGTAAAGAAATAACGCAAATAAAATATGATGATGCCTGGAGTTTTTTTGGAGGATTGGCAAAGGTTAAATTAAATGCTAAATATGGGTATATAGACAAAACTGGTAGGGAGGTGATACCGTTAAAATACGATTATGCATGGGATTTTTTTGAAGGGCTTGCTGCTGTTAAATTGAATGGCAAGATTGGTTATATTGATGCTTATGGTAATGAATACTGGGAGGATTAA
- a CDS encoding WG containing repeat-containing protein, producing the protein MKRLNQTFVFSLLFKIAFLMFFVSNAIFLLAQNLPQPPELIPYRKPDYHDKWGFCDRNKKIVIECKYVHVEPFYEDLALVASFAAFGFIDKTGKEVIPLKYNYAESFKEGLAKVNVGGEFDILGNFSGGKWGFVDKTGKEVIPLKYDAVGDFSEGLVIVLLNGKVGYVDKSGKEVIEIKYDEGDNFSEGLARVKLNGKFGFIDKTGKEVTPLKYDGAGNFSEGLAVILLNGKVGYVDKTGKEVTEIKYDYADNFKEGLARVCYSELTSSKYGFIDKTGKEVIPLKYDGAGNFSEGFAPVGINGKWGFIDKTGKEVIPAKYDEVDVFSEGLARVKLNGKWGFIDKTGKEVIPLKYDGVFNFSEGLAPVLFNDKIGFIDKSGKEVIEIKYDDFYGGFSKGLCRVLLNRKIGFIDAYGNEYWEK; encoded by the coding sequence ATGAAAAGGCTAAACCAAACTTTCGTTTTTTCACTTTTATTTAAAATAGCTTTTTTAATGTTTTTTGTTTCAAATGCTATTTTTTTACTTGCCCAGAATCTCCCACAACCGCCTGAACTTATCCCCTACCGCAAACCGGATTACCATGACAAATGGGGCTTCTGTGATAGGAATAAGAAGATAGTTATTGAATGCAAATATGTCCATGTAGAACCTTTTTATGAAGATCTCGCTTTAGTGGCATCGTTTGCTGCCTTCGGCTTTATAGATAAGACAGGTAAAGAGGTGATTCCATTAAAGTATAATTATGCGGAAAGTTTTAAAGAGGGACTTGCAAAGGTTAATGTAGGTGGAGAATTTGATATATTAGGTAATTTTAGTGGTGGCAAATGGGGTTTTGTTGATAAGACAGGTAAAGAGGTGATACCACTGAAATATGATGCCGTGGGTGATTTTTCTGAAGGTCTTGTAATTGTTCTGTTGAATGGCAAAGTAGGCTATGTAGATAAATCAGGTAAAGAAGTGATAGAAATAAAATATGACGAGGGAGATAATTTTTCTGAAGGTCTCGCAAGAGTTAAGTTGAATGGCAAATTTGGGTTTATTGATAAGACAGGGAAAGAGGTGACACCATTAAAATACGATGGTGCGGGTAATTTCTCTGAAGGTCTTGCGGTTATCCTGTTGAATGGCAAAGTAGGCTATGTAGATAAGACGGGTAAAGAGGTGACAGAAATAAAGTATGATTATGCAGACAATTTCAAGGAAGGTCTCGCAAGGGTTTGTTATTCAGAACTTACCAGTAGCAAGTATGGCTTTATTGATAAGACAGGAAAAGAGGTGATACCATTAAAATACGATGGTGCGGGTAATTTTTCCGAAGGCTTTGCTCCTGTTGGAATAAATGGCAAATGGGGGTTTATTGATAAAACAGGTAAAGAGGTAATACCAGCAAAATATGATGAAGTTGATGTTTTTTCGGAAGGTCTCGCAAGGGTTAAATTGAATGGCAAATGGGGGTTTATTGATAAAACAGGTAAAGAGGTGATACCATTAAAATACGATGGTGTGTTTAATTTCTCTGAAGGTCTTGCTCCTGTTCTGTTTAACGACAAAATTGGCTTTATAGATAAGTCAGGCAAAGAAGTAATAGAAATAAAGTATGATGATTTTTATGGGGGTTTTTCTAAGGGACTTTGTCGTGTTCTATTAAATAGAAAGATTGGCTTCATAGATGCCTATGGGAATGAATACTGGGAAAAATAG
- a CDS encoding WG containing repeat-containing protein yields MIKPKQTSVFTELSQVVFLIILILGADILFAQNLPQPPELIPYRKGDKWGFCDKNKKIVIECKYHQVLPFSEGLAAVRMYSKWGYIDETGNNVIPIKYSFADNFKEGLAKVNLGGIAKDLRHVAGGKWGYINKKGDEVVPIKYDFIGDFIEDVAKVELNNKFGFVDKAGKEIIPIKYDEAYDFKEGFARVKLNNNYWYIDKTGKESISGNFYASDFSEGLAAIRGYDKWGYIDKAGKMVIPPRYYWAGDFSEGRAIVELNHKYGYIDKTGKIVIPIKYDYAWSFKEGLAVVKLNNKYGYIDTTGKIVIPIKYDEVHVFSDELAAVKLKGRWGYIDKTGRIVIPTKYDYAGDFKEGLAKVNKGGTSGSLVKIKGGKWGFIDKTGREVIPIKYDFVSDFKEGLAEVELNGERGYIDAYGNEYWDK; encoded by the coding sequence ATGATAAAACCAAAACAAACCTCGGTCTTCACGGAGCTATCCCAAGTGGTTTTCTTAATAATTTTGATTCTCGGTGCAGACATCCTGTTTGCCCAGAATCTCCCGCAACCACCTGAACTGATACCTTACCGTAAGGGCGACAAATGGGGATTTTGCGATAAAAATAAAAAAATTGTAATAGAATGTAAATATCATCAGGTTCTGCCATTTTCTGAAGGGCTTGCTGCAGTGCGAATGTATAGCAAATGGGGTTATATAGATGAAACAGGAAATAATGTAATACCAATAAAATATAGTTTTGCTGATAATTTTAAAGAAGGACTCGCCAAAGTAAATTTAGGAGGAATAGCAAAAGACTTGAGACATGTAGCAGGTGGCAAGTGGGGATATATAAATAAAAAGGGTGATGAGGTCGTACCAATTAAATATGACTTTATAGGGGATTTTATAGAAGATGTTGCAAAAGTAGAATTAAATAATAAATTTGGTTTTGTGGATAAAGCAGGGAAAGAAATTATACCAATAAAATACGATGAAGCATACGACTTTAAAGAAGGTTTTGCAAGAGTAAAATTGAATAACAACTATTGGTATATAGACAAGACAGGAAAAGAGTCCATATCAGGAAATTTTTATGCCAGTGATTTTTCCGAAGGTCTTGCTGCAATAAGAGGGTATGACAAATGGGGCTATATAGATAAAGCAGGCAAAATGGTAATACCACCAAGATATTATTGGGCTGGTGATTTTTCAGAAGGTCGCGCAATAGTTGAGCTAAATCATAAGTATGGATATATTGACAAGACAGGCAAAATAGTCATACCAATAAAGTACGATTATGCGTGGAGTTTTAAAGAAGGTCTTGCAGTAGTTAAATTAAACAACAAATATGGTTATATTGATACCACGGGTAAAATAGTAATACCAATAAAATATGATGAAGTACATGTTTTTTCAGACGAGCTTGCCGCAGTGAAGCTAAAGGGCAGATGGGGCTACATAGATAAAACAGGCAGAATTGTAATACCTACCAAATACGATTATGCGGGGGATTTTAAAGAAGGTCTTGCAAAAGTTAATAAAGGTGGGACCTCAGGGTCTTTAGTAAAAATAAAAGGTGGTAAATGGGGATTTATAGACAAAACAGGGAGAGAAGTAATTCCAATAAAATATGATTTTGTTAGTGATTTTAAAGAAGGTCTTGCTGAAGTAGAGTTAAATGGCGAGCGGGGTTATATTGATGCTTATGGGAATGAATACTGGGATAAATAG